The following are from one region of the Sorghum bicolor cultivar BTx623 chromosome 2, Sorghum_bicolor_NCBIv3, whole genome shotgun sequence genome:
- the LOC8057947 gene encoding subtilisin-like protease SBT3.17 has product MTTTTRPCAAVTAFLLLLLLSSAAVSLAAKTAGKESKQAAATSVYVVMVKAPAQGVNYKAYQMRILATALGSEEKAKQALIYSYKAVASGFAAKLTPEQVAALKKHPAVLQALPEVKYSLQDNRLT; this is encoded by the exons atgacgacgacgacgcgcccTTGCGCCGCCGTGACCGCGTTCCTGCTCCTACTCCTCCTCTCGTCCGCCGCGGTGTCCCTGGCGGCCAAGACCGCCGGCAAAGAGAGCAAGCAGGCGGCCGCGACGAGCGTGTACGTGGTGATGGTGAAGGCCCCCGCCCAGGGCGTCAACTACAAGGCATACCAGATGCGCATCCTCGCCACCGCGCTCGGCAG CGAGGAGAAAGCCAAGCAGGCGCTGATCTACAGCTACAAGGCCGTCGCCAGCGGGTTCGCCGCCAAGCTCACGCCGGAGCAGGTCGCCGCGTTGAAGA AGCATCCTGCCGTTCTGCAGGCGCTGCCTGAAGTGAAGTACAGCCTTCAGGACAACCGCCTCACCTGA